Sequence from the Puntigrus tetrazona isolate hp1 chromosome 11, ASM1883169v1, whole genome shotgun sequence genome:
TTCACTCTGGACAGGATAAAAATCACAAAGTAAGTCTGTGAAAAACTAAATGTACTTAACCTCCTCAGGGACGACTTGTCACGCCTGAATGGCATTAAAGACAGACAGTGTCTGtcttcagcagaaaaaaagagggCTGACCTTGTTCTGCTGGGcctcacacacatgcagttCCCCCATCCTCTGGCGCAGGACAACTCCAAAATGCTCTAGACTCGCCTGCATCTCATAAAGAACCCTGCAGAAGCAACACTCACATGGTCACCTGCATACAGTATGTAGTTCTTTGACAAAacctttaaaagtaataaaatgtgtattaaatatgttcaaCGTAAGGCTCCATGGTGTATTCTCAATCCATGTGACCTCGGTCATACCTGTTCCAGCTGTCAGCAGCCATCAGAACATCCTGGTATTTCTGCAAACAGTCATCCTTGAATAAACTCTTGACCTTCTTTATGTATGAAGACAGATTGAGCCTGGGCAGAAAGCAATCAGCGTTTAATCACCGTGAGAATGGGCACACATTCAAGATGCTCCTGGTGTTTAATACTTACTTCTCAAACTTGTGAATCTGTTCGTCATTGTAGCTGAGCTCTGGAACAGAAAGAGAATAAATTAATAGCAGTCATTTGAAAACCTCAACCCAACACCGTAGTCCTTTTTCTCTGTGCGGCTGCTCACGATAAGCACTATTATAGCCGACTGGCTTCTCTGCAGAGACATATCTAACATTATCAATGCAGCCAGGCAGAAAGAGGGGTTTTATTCTTCCGTCTCCATGCTTGCCTGTCTGGAATGGTCCGTTCTGAGAGATAAGGCAGCACAACAGTGCCTCCCTTCCCTGCAGCGCAGTACTGAGAACTAATCTGACTAATCTCAGCGCTGGCTCCATTTATCAAACTCTAAGTTCAGCTCCAGAAGTGCGAGTGACAGAAATGGGTCACCATCTAATACACAGTAAAATCTCGCACAGTTTGGTCAATTTTCGCTAAGCGTTCAGAAACCATGACTCGTTGAGAAGAACATTTATCATTGGTTTAAAGTACACTATCCGCAGAAGCTCAGAAGGAGTGATTTTACAGGTGTTGTACTGTACATTCATCTGTAATTTGTTGTTATATTAACATGAGAGTAAATTACTTCCTGTCATTCTGTCTTTGCAATACTGCTGATGCACTGCAACAATCTTCCCCAGTAAAACCTCCATCTTCTGGATACTGcgttaagaagaagaaaagtaaATGTAACCATTAAAATTTAGGATtaaactttacttttatttatataacactgTATTGTCAACTTCCATACGaatgtgcaaatatatattaatctatTTGAAATgtacacttatttatttgttttttggaaataatttttaatgaatgaatgcttgtatttttgtgtatgttaTACATGTGATAGTATGTGAATGAGTTAAATCAACATTGGACAGATGCTGTGCTGAAATGTTTTACCATGTTATGTCAGTGGTTTTCAAGGTTAATTTCAAGgtttttgacataaaataatagaaaaaagaaaaatccaatGGCACCAGGATAAAGATTTGATGCAGTAGTAAACTGTAAACATTCAACAAATTATCCTAACAGGCTGTGTTACCTTTTATCCTGGGCCAGTGCCTCAGAGTGTTTCGACAGCACCACATGCAAATGCTGAAGTTGATTCTGGAACTCTCTGATTCCACTGCTATACATCCGCTGCAAATCCTTTTCAATCTACACACAATGATTAACCTCAAACTATTGTGTGATCTAGTTCGTTAATTCAATACATTTACCACAAAGCACAACTCTTACCATTGGGAGTTTTTTCTTATTGTCTACAAAGTCTGGAATCTCATGCGCTAACTTCTGAGCACTGGTTTGGAAGAATCAAAAGACATCCATCACAAAAAACCTTACTACACACAATGCTTATTAAACTGGAGTAAGCATTAGATTCATGATACCACGTAGTAAACTAAATCACAAATTGAGTCGGTGTCTCAGTGGTGGACTCTTACAATAGATGGAGATGCTCCTCAGTGCTGATAGTAGAAAGCAGCTTCATATTCACCATGGCAATCCTGTGTGCCACATTACTGCATTCAAAGCCAGTGTTTTCACTGAAAAGTCGAGAATATTGTTAATGAAAAGGTTAAGATCGGGTTCGGTTTTCTTGTGGCAATAATTATCGGGAGACAGACTCTTGCAGCATAGCGATCACATAAGAGCTCACATGTAGCTATAGAACCCCTGCAGAATGAGTTCCCTGTATTTCTGGAGTGATCGGGCTATCCGCAGGTACTGATGAATGACCCCGACAATGTTCTTTAGgaggaacaaaaacaacaagacaAAGTGTGAGGCTCAGGGATAATGGTGTTATAATGTTCACCATACAAAAGCACCAGAGATTAAAAACTTAGTCTCGCTTACCTTGGAGAAGGTGTAATCTGCCGTGATGTCAAACTTCGTAGGTATCGCAGGGGCctcagctaaataaaaaaatttaagtagAAGGGACGGCGGAAGAATAAATAGAGACAAAGTTAATCTCTGTAAATGTGGCCTATTTAATGGCTTATAAACTCGGCATTgtgacacacacataaaacacatttactttgaCCGTACGTTCTTTGTATGGACGGCCTACTAGTTTCTCTGGTTTTCGGCTGATGAGAATGATAGGGCGGTCAGGAGTTGTGGAAGGAAGGTTCACTATTTTCATGCTTGGCTCCACAATGAGAGGATGACCCTGAAAAAGGTACTGTTGAGCTGCCGGTTCGATTCCAGTTTGGGCCTGAACATCCTCAAACAAGATTGAGACCCTTAAAGAGGAAAACATTTAATCACTGTGAAAAAGAATTcctccttatatatatatatatatatatatatatatatatatatatatatatatatatatatatatatatatatatatatatatatatatatataattgaaggtaattatttttaatggattttaaaatcACCATTTGGGGACCTATAACCAAATGGCATCTGTATTTACAAAAAGCGAAGCAAAGTTGCAAGGAGTACTTCAGGCATAGCTGCTGTAGAGTTAAGAAATCTCTTCTCGAGGAGCCCACATACGCGTTATGAAAGTGGATGTAGATGTTGTGTGCTGTGGCCTGCTGGAGAGAGTAGATGTGGACCGTGATGCGATGCAGAATGTCAGTGGTGGCAGCAAAAAACTGCACGAAGTCCCAGCACTTCTCCTGATTGGCCTCTAGTATGCTGGCCAACACTGGGACCAGCTGGGTCTTTAAACccctgtggaaaaaaaaccaGAACCGTTGGTCATGTGCTACCAAGAGGTTTCAGTGCTCAAAGAGCGTTCAAGGATTTCTTTCCAGAATGTTATTCATGATGAATACAAGCATAAAACTTAAATGAGTCATAAAATATggctatttttaatttgacatgaaTGAAAACAATCAAATGAGCTGATAAATTGTGGATATTGGACAACGAGAAATTTAGACACGACTTAGGACCTTAAAGACCCACTAGCGTCCACACTGACAGataacattgtttattatatgcatAAGCTGCagctatgcattttttattatacaatggctgaaaaaaaattcctctaaTGGAATTAGAACAATTCTTATGACTTAAACCCTTAAAACAGTATGACACACTGGATGAATGGTATTTATCTATaacatacaaattaaatatagctTTACAGATTGAGGTCCATATACAAATTGCATGCCGATACTGTCTGTCCACAAAGTTTTTAACCACACTTTTGCATAGAGAAGCTCACTCTGAAAGTTGGCAGCAGTGTGGTAGTCCGTAGCTCCATTCAATGGGTCCATCTTCTACCTTCTGCACACCTGCTACGGCTCCCTCTGGCTTCTCTGTTGTGATCTTGTACCTGGGGAGAGCATCAAAGGCGTATAAACAGTAATGTAGCAGTAATCGTCTCTCACAGTtatgattaatatataatacatgtttATAATAGGTAGGatttaaacatttgcaaataagGCTTACatgattttcttgtttttgcgTGGGCCTCCATACGGAATAAAAGGAAGACTGCCAGTGGCAGCATGGTAGAATGTGACACCAATGCTCCACAGATCCACAGATACACCATAAGCTTTCTGTTGGGGCTTCCTCAACACTGCACGCTCATACATGTCCGGATGCTGAACCAAACAAATTATCACACAAGTGCAACGGCTGGACAAATCTGACACGCTTCGTAtccaaaaaaacctaaataaaaacgATTCCTGATCTCGCAAATGCTCTAAAGCATTAGTACTGTAAGAAAGTTATTTCCCGTGACCCCGAAAATAACATTCCTTAGAGCTGATATGAAACCGCACTAAATGTTTGCCGAAAGATCTGGTTAGTTCACTGTAATATTAATACTGCTGCAATTACCTCTGGTCGCTTagataaatcattataattaacTGGAACGatctaaatacattttcctCTTTAGCTAATTTGCTGCATCACATGCACGTTTATTCACAGGCAGATTAAAGGAGCCACATCGAAAACCTTTTTCACAACTGCACATGCTGTACTGGCTGAATGGATGCAGGATTCAGcattaatcaaataaagaaattatacaGTGTTTCCTTCTTACCAGATATTCCTCTGTGCCATATATGGACACAAACTTCTCATCGTCTTCCAGTTCACGGGCAGCACCGAAGTCCGCCAGCTTGTACACCGAGCGTCCATCCTCACCCACTTGCCTCATGATATTGCCAGGTTTGATGTCTCTGTGCACAATCCTATTCTCTCGCAGGTGGTTCATTCCTTGGACTGTATTTGACCAAATGGAAGAAAGATGAAATATGAGGGGAGCTCCATTTATCCACAGTAACGTCTCCCAACAGGGGCACGTGTAATTGAGCGTAAACTAATTAACTATATAATTTCCTCAGTTGGTTCTTACCCACACACTGTAACACGATGAGGAACTCAGACTCGGGAAGTCCAAACGCATTCTCAGGCTCCTCTAGCAGGTTCAGCAGGCTGCCACCTGAACAGAACTCCATCACCAGAACCTTCTGCTTTGGGTTCATATGCATCTGACACGCAAGGATAGAAATTAAAATTCGCCTacaatttcaaaattatttattgtaaaacatattaaaattagtgctgtcaaacgatcaATTGCACCCAGAACAACAGTTAtactgttattaaatatataaatgtgcataCATTGAAGTATTAGCAAAATattctgtgtttatgtgtgtgtgcatttatatatacataatatacacagttcacatacatacatatacgcacacatacatatacatatgtgtgtgtgtatacatgtatgatgtgtatatatatatatatatatatatatatatatatatatatatatatatatacacatatatatatatatacatatatatatatatacacatatatatatatatacacatatatatatatatacacatatatatatatatatatatatatatatatatatatatatatacacatatatatatatatatatatatatatacacacatacacacacacacacacacacaaaaacggTTATCTTGCATGCAGTtcatcacgattaatcatttgacagcactaattaaaatgtcattcattcatgtgatattaaaactgaattttcagcagccatagAACTGGACCTGGAAGTGCGATCAAAAAGCACACGA
This genomic interval carries:
- the ikbke gene encoding inhibitor of nuclear factor kappa-B kinase subunit epsilon — encoded protein: MSSAGVNTMTASTASHLWSLDDVLGQGATASVYKARNKKTGELVAAKVFNLVSYNRPYEVQIREFEVLQKLNHVNIVKLFAVEEMHMNPKQKVLVMEFCSGGSLLNLLEEPENAFGLPESEFLIVLQCVVQGMNHLRENRIVHRDIKPGNIMRQVGEDGRSVYKLADFGAARELEDDEKFVSIYGTEEYLHPDMYERAVLRKPQQKAYGVSVDLWSIGVTFYHAATGSLPFIPYGGPRKNKKIMYKITTEKPEGAVAGVQKVEDGPIEWSYGLPHCCQLSEGLKTQLVPVLASILEANQEKCWDFVQFFAATTDILHRITVHIYSLQQATAHNIYIHFHNAVSILFEDVQAQTGIEPAAQQYLFQGHPLIVEPSMKIVNLPSTTPDRPIILISRKPEKLVGRPYKEPEAPAIPTKFDITADYTFSKNIVGVIHQYLRIARSLQKYRELILQGFYSYIENTGFECSNVAHRIAMVNMKLLSTISTEEHLHLFAQKLAHEIPDFVDNKKKLPMIEKDLQRMYSSGIREFQNQLQHLHVVLSKHSEALAQDKSIQKMEVLLGKIVAVHQQYCKDRMTGKLSYNDEQIHKFEKLNLSSYIKKVKSLFKDDCLQKYQDVLMAADSWNRVLYEMQASLEHFGVVLRQRMGELHVCEAQQNKVLDRTVLRALQQPVGAEGVDGPKKDQHMILKMNRLKDEMEAVARELQNNNNMIESLAVVTATLPLEKKVPQANRP